The nucleotide sequence GCCGTCTGCTCATCGGCAATGATGCCAAAGCGATAGACCTGATTCAGCGAATCTTGCCGACCGGTTATCAGCATGTCACTGCACTGGCGACCCAATTTGGTAAAAGAAAGAAAAAGTCTGCTTAAGAAATTGTAAAACAGACCCGCGAAAGCGGGTTTTTTTATCGCTGTGATAGGGGCTAATTTTTTGCAAATGAGAGTATTAACTCCTGTAATGCTTTAGGCACGTAAAAAAACCTGCATCTAAATCAACGCTTCAACCGTTTTTTTCTTCCAGACCAACTGGTAATACAGTCCCTGCAAAATACACAGGCTGACAAAGGCCAACGCGTAGGCATACCAGATACCTTCCAGACCCCACCACCGGCTAAACAGATAAGCGGCGGGAACTTCAATACAGAGAATGGCAAAAATATTAATCAGCATTGGCATGGTCACCGTTCCACTTGAACGCATGATCGAAGCAAAAATGGCACTGGCACCAAAGAACAGAATCGACCACAGCACAATAAACAGCAGTTGTTGTCCCAGTACTATAACCTTAGGATCGGTAATAAACAGCGCCATCAGATATTTGGAGAACAGGTAGGCCAGAATCACCAAACCGCCGGTAAACAGGATATTCATACTCAGTGCAGTCCGAGTAACTTTATTCAGCAGATCTGATTTACCTGCGCCAATCGCTTGCGCACCAAATACAGATGCGGCAATCGCAATCGACAAAGCCGGAAATTGAATATAATTTAAGACCTGATTGACTGCGCCATAGGCCGCTGTTGCTTCTGCGCCATAGCGGTTGACCAGTCCGACAATTACCAGTCCGGCAACTGAAGTCGTGACCATTTGCACACCAGTAGGAACCCCCAGTTTCAAGATCATTCTGCTCAACTGTGGTTGATGACGAATATTTTTTAATAAGGCCCAGTCCAGCTTGAGCGGATGTTGCCTATAGTTCAAATACAGGATTAAAAACAACAGAACCGCCAGATTTCCCAGAATGGTGGCAATCGCCGGTGAGATAATGCCCATTTTAGGAAAGCCAAAATAACCGGCAATCAGGACCGGTGTCACCACCAAACCGACCCCAATGGTAAGTGCGGAAGCAAACAGGGGCGTGGTACTATCCCCAACGCCACGCAAGATGGAAGTATAAATAATATAGATAAAAATTAAGGGACTACCCGCCAGCATCCATTGTACATAGGGCAAGGACAAATGCATTACATCAGGATCTGTGCCAAGGGCCAAAAGAATATTCTCAGCAAAAATTACCCCGAAAAGCGCAATCAAGCTGCCGCCAATCAAGGTCATAAATAAAGTTGAACCGACCACACAGCGCACTTTTTCTATATTTTTTCCACCCCAAGCCTGTCCAATCAGTACGGTAGAACCGGCAGACAAACCAATTACAAAGGCCATCAGACAAAACAGGATTGGGAAAAAAACGGCAACAGCAGCAATCGCATTCACTCCGAGCATTTGTCCCACAAAAACTGTATTGATCGTGCCGGAGAGACTTTGCAGGATATTGGTCGCAATTAATGGCAACAGAAAAACCAGAAAGGCTTTCCATAAATTCTGTTGATGAATCAGTGAGTGCTGTGCCATGCGACATCCTGTGATTGAATTATCATCTATTTATTGATGTAGCTATTATTCGGCAGAATATAAAAAAAAGCCTTAGCTTTTAAGTAACTAAGGCATTTATTTTATGAGAGTTTTAGTTAAAAGGTGAGTTAAACCTTTGAAAGAATTTGACCTGCCTGGATCAGAGTTTGTTCTTTTTTTGCAAAGCAGAACCTGAGCAGACGTAAATCGGCAGGAGGGTGCTGGTAGAACGCGGAGACTGGAATCGCGACAATCCCATGTTGTTCTGCCAGAAAATGACACATGGACAGATCATCAAGCTCAGGGCGAATCTCCGAATAATCTAAGTTCTGAAAATAAGTCCCTTGAGAAGGTGTCCACTTAAAGCGTGATGTTTTAATGGATGAGTTAAATAAATCCCGTTTGTTTTGATAAAACTGGGACAGTTCGCGTATATGCTCAGGATGCAGTTGCATATATTCCGCCAAAGCGACCTGAACGGGTGTTACACCGCAGAAGCTGGCAAACTGATAAATCTGTCTGAACATTCTCATCAGTGCCGGTGCAGCAATACAAAATCCGGTTTTCCAGCCCGTGACATGGAAGGTTTTACCAAAAGAACCAATCACGAAGCTACGCTCGCGAAGTTCTGGAAATGACCAGGCCGAATAGTGCTGAACGCCGTCAAAAACCAGATGTTCATAGACTTCATCGGACAGCACCACAATATTGCGCTCGCGAATCAGTTCGATCAGTTGCTGCCAGTCTGCCTTGGACCAGACACTCCCACTCGGGTTATGCGGAGTATTCACGACAATCATGCGGGTACGGTCATTAATGGCATCTTTGACCTGATTCCAGTCCACAGAAAAATCAGGATGCTGCAAAGCAATATGCACTGGCTTTGCCCCGACCAGTTGTACCGCAGGTCCATAACTGTCGTAGCTGGGATCGAAAATAATGACTTCTTCCCCGGCACGTACCGTGGCTTGAATGGCACAAAAAATCGCAATTGTCGCCCCAGGGGTAATCGTGATTTCCTCGACAGGGTCAATAATCAGTTGATCACGTTGCTGATAGAGATCTGCCACCAGACTTCGCAAGACTGGCAGACCATCTCCTGGTGCGTACTGGTTAAATCCATTCTGGCTGGCCCGGTTTAAAGCTTCAATCAAGGCAGGAGGCGCTGCAAAGTCCGGAAATCCTTGAGAAAGATTCAAGGCTCCGAGTTTTTGTGCCAAGGCCGACATGGTACTAAAAATGGTCACGCCCAAATCGGGTAATTTAGAAGGGAGTTCCAGCATGTCCTTGGCCTTGAAGAATGAGATCTGAATGAGTGTAGCAGCAAGTTCCGTATAGGATAATCGGAAAAATAGGGAATATTGAGCAATATTTTTAATTAAGATGTACCACATGCAATTTAAGATTTTTAATTGAAGGGCCATAAATTAAAGGCCTAATTATGTGAAATGCATCGTGAACTGGACGAAATGGATAACTTTTCCTAAAATCTGCCGCACAATAATAAAGCTTAAAATTATAACTATAAAATGCCAAAACCTATCCATATGCTGGTGGAGCAGCTCGGGCTTAAGCGACAGCATCGTGCGCTACATTTACAGTTTTCACATCCTCCTTTAAATCATCAGGTTTTGATTCAGCGTATTGAGGGTCAGCATCAGATCAATCAAGGCCTGCAGGCTGAACTGATCTGTCTTTCCACTCATGCTCATATTGCCTTGAAACAGTTTATCGGCTGTCGGGTGGCCATTGATCAGGTCACAGACCGGGGTGAACTTTTCCGGACTACGGGCATTATTACTGCAGCCAGTCAAGGGCAGAATGATGGAGCTTTGACCCTGTATAAATTGACGCTAAATGATCCGACTGCACTCTGGCAGAAGCGCCGTAACAGTCGGGTTTTTATGAATAAGACGGTGCGCGAGATCAGTGAAATCCTGTTCAGTGAATGGCAAAACAGAAGTGCATTATTCGCGGCCAGTCTCAGCCTGGATTTGACAGGACTCAGCCGGGACTATGATGTCCGACCTTTTGTAATGCAGTCGAATGAATCGGATTATGATTTTCTGACCCGTTTATGGCGTAGCGAAGGAATTAACTGGTTGATCGATGAAAAGCAATTAACTGTGCCTGTATCAGCCAGCGAGATTCAAGCTCAGTTTTTAAAACTGGTAGATCATTCCCAATATTTTTCAGCTTTAAAACGCCGCTCCATCCGGTTTCATTGCAGTCATGCCACCGAACAGCTCGACACGCTGAACAGTCTGATTGCGG is from Acinetobacter lwoffii and encodes:
- a CDS encoding MATE family efflux transporter produces the protein MAQHSLIHQQNLWKAFLVFLLPLIATNILQSLSGTINTVFVGQMLGVNAIAAVAVFFPILFCLMAFVIGLSAGSTVLIGQAWGGKNIEKVRCVVGSTLFMTLIGGSLIALFGVIFAENILLALGTDPDVMHLSLPYVQWMLAGSPLIFIYIIYTSILRGVGDSTTPLFASALTIGVGLVVTPVLIAGYFGFPKMGIISPAIATILGNLAVLLFLILYLNYRQHPLKLDWALLKNIRHQPQLSRMILKLGVPTGVQMVTTSVAGLVIVGLVNRYGAEATAAYGAVNQVLNYIQFPALSIAIAASVFGAQAIGAGKSDLLNKVTRTALSMNILFTGGLVILAYLFSKYLMALFITDPKVIVLGQQLLFIVLWSILFFGASAIFASIMRSSGTVTMPMLINIFAILCIEVPAAYLFSRWWGLEGIWYAYALAFVSLCILQGLYYQLVWKKKTVEALI
- a CDS encoding methionine aminotransferase — encoded protein: MLELPSKLPDLGVTIFSTMSALAQKLGALNLSQGFPDFAAPPALIEALNRASQNGFNQYAPGDGLPVLRSLVADLYQQRDQLIIDPVEEITITPGATIAIFCAIQATVRAGEEVIIFDPSYDSYGPAVQLVGAKPVHIALQHPDFSVDWNQVKDAINDRTRMIVVNTPHNPSGSVWSKADWQQLIELIRERNIVVLSDEVYEHLVFDGVQHYSAWSFPELRERSFVIGSFGKTFHVTGWKTGFCIAAPALMRMFRQIYQFASFCGVTPVQVALAEYMQLHPEHIRELSQFYQNKRDLFNSSIKTSRFKWTPSQGTYFQNLDYSEIRPELDDLSMCHFLAEQHGIVAIPVSAFYQHPPADLRLLRFCFAKKEQTLIQAGQILSKV